A single Dermacentor albipictus isolate Rhodes 1998 colony chromosome 3, USDA_Dalb.pri_finalv2, whole genome shotgun sequence DNA region contains:
- the LOC139057333 gene encoding uncharacterized protein: MATAFNEANVANETPLMFSRSSSLGSLSSLDRQAALNAHNLAVNHSQHTSGAVSPSDLPDSPSQTMPPSPRHRSPEPAFRLPPCRKPIPQPIGGVFQDCPRSFAEEGTPCRMSQATSLSSLTQYDDTSNIEKLLRHNDEHGAFQESSFEEERDGQARFVDGTYYGRKHMQGQSHLPPHSITGIDEGAVEVFADTTRRYAQEGTPRGYSRPESPYSLANENTCPQSGIVPDWDDDYQMRPHQKKQPVPFDNSRSHRWSGERVQKSHATHKHVSFNDNCVMRTSHEDAAVPYFAEDCVRVYCTEGTPSVLSHAPSLNDLGSAKAWPNPQGSGEHMLEASPDGCQRPSSQSSQANPKSPQCHKRASISDDCHLHSPHETASPSFEEDCLRVYCTEDTPSLLSHSASFTDLSISHDDGKNWELTEHSPKPSFAKSEALIDVSDEEEGSADLIVQCIQLGWQVSQSSNCNPKTRSWSGASETPGKTSVTLQSSSSSPLPSSHTTCQSQQHTSEDNTLPNKMPSHKFSVVSTRQSSSVSSLVERTSPELTWKSNSFGNVTELNNCLRGCSVAGQSFSDISQPSCTQNFSSTFCTNKSSSMRGSMDQMETACQDSSDEEDDVRLLQEVVMLGRALAGNPELSASVTSPSTSKVHSTPAPKVPSQPELYLQSLPSSTSSVSVASPLRPHQYSQSSRHDAVSSSTSITENPAELPLLSSSHICSKPESSTFQSKNEHLSESSDEEQDSKILLEVISLGRAAVGKQQHSGGNSTDPDTKSLWDNVSEHQNKSSPVLVGGTACVTVQPAANDIPPPGQYLTSPCAMPDVSDCLIHDDDDNDDDDDGKLLKEVIMLGLSSVQSIALNLPQPHLGKQPMTVPEKEIPAIATSCVGNDAQINAVEDSRPEPAKGPVCDSVHKDTCNREGEQKDKPTVPPEPPADSSDRVVQIRLKLPNSRTLTRRFLASAELGVLLVYLDSLGYPLTRFKILKNWRRQELATVNPKQTLEQLKLYPKKTLTIKER; this comes from the exons ATGGCAACGGCTTTCAATGAGGCCAACGTTGCGAACGAGACACCGCTTATGTTCTCGCGAAGCAGCTCCCTCGGTTCACTCAGCAGTCTGGATCGGCAAGCCGCACTCAATGCCCACAACCTCGCTGTCAATCACAG ccagcATACAAGTGGGGCTGTCTCTCCCAGTGATCTGCCAGACTCTCCAAGCCAAACAATGCCACCAAGCCCACGCCATAGATCTCCTGAACCTGCTTTCCGACTTCCCCCCTGCAGAAAGCCCATTCCACAGCCAATTGGCGGTGTGTTCCAAGACTGCCCACGAAGTTTTGCAGAAGAAGGAACTCCTTGTCGCATGTCACAGGCTACCAGCCTCAGTTCTCTCACTCAATATGACGACACTAGCAACATTGAAAAACTGCTAAGGCATAATGATGAGCATGGGGCCTTTCAGGAGAGCAGTTTTGAAGAAGAGCGTGACGGACAGGCACGTTTTGTAGATGGCACATATTATGGGCGGAAGCACATGCAAGGCCAGTCGCATCTGCCACCTCACAGCATCACCGGCATTGATGAAGGTGCAGTTGAAGTGTTTGCAGACACAACACGGCGATATGCCCAAGAAGGCACACCACGAGGCTACTCAAGGCCTGAGAGCCCCTATTCATTAGCTAATGAGAACACCTGTCCACAAAGCGGCATTGTCCCTGACTGGGATGATGACTATCAAATGAGGCCCCACCAAAAAAAGCAGCCTGTGCCCTTTGATAATAGTCGCAGTCATAGATGGAGTGGTGAACGAGTTCAGAAATCTCATGCCACACACAAGCATGTCTCATTTAATGATAACTGCGTCATGCGCACATCTCATGAAGATGCTGCTGTGCCTTACTTTGCTGAGGATTGTGTTCGTGTGTACTGCACGGAAGGTACACCATCTGTTCTTTCCCATGCACCTTCCCTGAATGACCTGGGCAGTGCCAAAGCCTGGCCTAATCCACAGGGTTCAGGTGAACATATGCTTGAAGCTTCACCTGATGGTTGTCAAAGACCTTCATCCCAAAGTAGCCAGGCCAATCCCAAGTCACCACAGTGCCATAAACGTGCATCAATCAGTGATGACTGTCATCTTCACTCTCCACACGAAACAGCATCACCATCTTTTGAAGAAGACTGTTTGCGCGTGTACTGCACAGAGGACACGCCATCATTACTCTCCCATTCTGCATCATTCACTGATCTCAGCataagtcatgatgatgggaagAATTGGGAGTTGACTGAGCATTCTCCGAAACCGTCTTTCGCTAAATCAGAAGCCCTTATTGATGTTTCTGATGAGGAGGAAGGCAGTGCCGATCTCATAGTGCAGTGCATCCAACTGGGTTGGCAGGTATCACAGTCGTCAAACTGTAATCCAAAGACCAGGAGCTGGAGTGGAGCATCAGAAACACCGGGGAAAACATCTGTCACACTTCAGAGCAGCTCATCCTCACCTTTGCCATCTAGTCACACAACCTGTCAAAGTCAACAGCATACCAGTGAGGATAATACATTGCCAAACAAAATGCCATCACACAAATTCAGTGTGGTAAGCACCAGGCAGAGCTCAAGTGTCAGCAGTCTTGTTGAAAGAACATCTCCAGAGCTCACCTGGAAGAGCAATAGCTTTGGGAATGTAACTGAACTAAACAATTGCCTGAGAGGCTGTTCAGTGGCTGGGCAGAGCTTTTCAGATATCAGCCAGCCCTCATGCACACAAAACTTTAGTTCAACCTTTTGCACAAACAAGAGCAGTAGCATGCGTGGCAGCATGGATCAAATGGAAACAGCATGTCAAGATAGTAGTGATGAAGAGGATGATGTCCGCTTGTTGCAGGAAGTTGTGATGCTGGGCAGGGCACTGGCTGGAAACCCAGAATTGTCTGCAAGCGTGACATCTCCAAGCACATCCAAGGTACACTCCACTCCAGCACCAAAGGTGCCTTCTCAGCCGGAATTGTATTTGCAGTCCCTGCCTTCAAGCACATCTTCTGTTTCAGTGGCAAGCCCTTTGAGACCACACCAGTATTCTCAAAGCAGCAGGCATGATGCTGTTTCAAGTTCCACGAGCATCACAGAAAACCCAGCAGAACTGCCACTGTTGTCCTCTAGTCATATTTGCTCCAAACCTGAAAGCAGTACTTTTCAGAGTAAAAATGAGCATCTGTCTGAAAGCAGTGATGAGGAGCAGGACAGCAAAATATTGCTTGAAGTGATCAGTCTTGGTCGTGCCGCTGTGGGCAAACAGCAACACTCTGGAGGCAACAGCACGGACCCTGACACTAAAAGTCTCTGGGACAATGTCTCTGAACATCAAAACAAAAGTTCTCCAGTGCTTGTAGGAGGCACTGCATGTGTGACAGTACAGCCTGCTGCCAATGACATCCCACCTCCTGGTCAATACCTAACATCTCCTTGTGCAATGCCAGATGTTAGTGACTGTTTAATCCACGacgacgatgataatgatgatgatgatgatggaaagtTGCTAAAAGAAGTAATCATGCTTGGCCTTTCAAGTGTGCAAAGCATAGCTTTAAATTTGCCACAGCCACATCTTGGCAAGCAGCCGATGACAGTGCCTGAGAAGGAGATTCCAGCCATTGCAACATCATGTGTTGGCAATGATGCACAAATTAATGCTGTTGAAGACAGTCGTCCTGAACCTGCGAAAGGACCTGTTTGTGATAGTGTGCATAAAGATACTTGCAACAGGGAGGGAGAACAGAAAGACAAG CCTACAGTTCCTCCTGAGCCTCCAGCTGACTCCTCTGACCGTGTTGTCCAAATTCGTCTAAAGTTGCCAAACAGTCGAACGCTGACTCGACGCTTCCTAGCATCAGCAGAGCTTGGTGTACTGCTAGTCTATCTGGATTCTCTGGGCTACCCACTCACCAGGTTCAAGATACTCAAGAACTGGCGTAGGCAAGAA CTTGCAACCGTAAACCCAAAACAGACTCTGGAACAACTCAAGCTTTACCCCAAGAAGACTCTAACAATAAAGGAGCGGTAG